A single window of Shewanella sp. Choline-02u-19 DNA harbors:
- a CDS encoding capsule assembly Wzi family protein — translation MKLKLLAGLFLFGCSSVQAAWWVEPTDLALRADIQLLSDTGVIVQPITTYPLMWDGLKQDLDKAEPTQLSDHQRSAFDRVNRAYDKDHRAFSTKVELAGATDTTRFIGFGQDYRDKGEGTVSAEVTQDWFSGRLSASYHADPIDGNSTRLDDSFAAVMLGNWIVSAGAQQKYWGPGWDSGLIQTTNARPMPGVTLSRNNSQAFETPWLSWVGPWTFTTAFSQMESDRYVPETKHWGARGTLRPISKLEVGFSWTMQWGGEGYGNGLGDWWDGLFNGGGTESELENGQENMLAGYDFRWSDTAFGIPYGIYYERTHEDFHTEKNRLINAANMGGIDFVLSDLNTRVFLEYSDTKVSCGIDPQKYNCLYEHGFYQSGYRYYGRSLGSTYDNDSETFVIGGITQLGGGQNITNKLRWLRLNTDGIDNGLPEGGNPVSPGEYERVYQYDTSYHRPFYEGTLKVGGTVSYSQYVTSGGNDWDTTLYAGWERSF, via the coding sequence ATGAAACTCAAATTATTAGCAGGACTTTTTCTTTTCGGTTGTAGCTCAGTGCAAGCAGCATGGTGGGTTGAACCGACAGATTTGGCACTTAGAGCCGACATTCAACTACTTTCTGATACAGGGGTTATTGTCCAACCCATTACCACCTACCCATTGATGTGGGATGGTCTAAAACAAGATTTAGATAAAGCCGAACCAACTCAACTTTCAGATCATCAGCGCAGTGCTTTTGACAGAGTTAATCGTGCCTACGATAAAGATCATCGTGCATTTAGCACCAAAGTTGAACTTGCAGGCGCTACTGACACCACCAGATTTATTGGCTTTGGCCAAGATTATCGCGATAAAGGCGAAGGAACCGTTAGCGCCGAAGTCACCCAGGACTGGTTCAGTGGCCGACTTTCAGCCAGCTATCACGCCGATCCTATTGATGGCAACAGTACCCGTTTAGATGACAGTTTTGCCGCTGTTATGTTGGGTAACTGGATAGTCAGTGCCGGTGCACAGCAAAAATACTGGGGGCCTGGCTGGGACAGTGGTTTAATTCAGACCACTAACGCCAGACCTATGCCTGGAGTCACTTTGAGCCGTAATAACAGCCAAGCATTTGAAACGCCATGGCTCAGCTGGGTTGGCCCTTGGACCTTTACCACCGCATTTAGTCAGATGGAAAGCGACCGTTACGTACCAGAAACTAAACACTGGGGCGCACGCGGTACCCTCAGACCTATCTCAAAACTCGAGGTCGGTTTTTCTTGGACGATGCAATGGGGCGGCGAAGGTTATGGTAATGGCCTAGGCGATTGGTGGGACGGCCTGTTTAATGGCGGCGGAACCGAAAGTGAGCTTGAGAACGGCCAAGAAAACATGTTAGCAGGATACGATTTCCGTTGGTCAGATACCGCCTTTGGTATTCCTTATGGGATCTATTACGAGCGCACCCATGAAGATTTCCATACAGAGAAGAATCGATTAATCAACGCCGCTAATATGGGCGGTATTGACTTTGTATTATCCGACTTGAACACTCGCGTATTCTTAGAATACTCAGATACTAAAGTGTCTTGCGGTATTGACCCGCAAAAGTATAACTGTCTGTACGAGCATGGATTCTACCAAAGTGGCTATCGTTACTATGGCCGTAGCCTAGGTAGCACTTATGATAATGACTCAGAAACATTCGTTATCGGCGGTATTACTCAGCTAGGTGGCGGGCAAAATATTACCAATAAACTACGTTGGTTACGCCTTAATACCGATGGCATTGATAATGGACTACCAGAAGGTGGCAATCCAGTGTCACCCGGTGAATATGAGCGTGTTTACCAATATGACACCAGCTACCATAGACCTTTCTATGAAGGCACTCTAAAAGTGGGTGGAACCGTGAGTTACA
- a CDS encoding alkene reductase: MNNDILFTPTKLGDHVLKNRIVMPPLTRSRSTQPHNIPNELMAKYYTQRASAGFMVTEGTQIEPRGQGYAWTPGIYSDEQIEGWKIVTKSVHDAGGIIFAQLWHVGRVSHTSLQPDGAAPIAPSAIRADNVKVFIETGPGEGALADPSMPRELSTPEVKELVALYAQAARNAMAAGFDGVELHCANGYLVNQFISEHSNKRSDEYGGSLENRLRFLKEITQAVADEVGKEHVGVRFAPLFATTDDVRVYLGLVEENPHKTYIEAIKTIENIGIGYLSLAEADWENAPDLPDAFYKDVRDTFSGIIMYAGKYSVEKAKHILNLGYGDIFGFGRPFIANPDLPARIKNEWSFNDADSTTMYGGTEVGYADYTEYSA; the protein is encoded by the coding sequence ATGAACAATGACATTTTATTCACGCCAACTAAACTCGGCGATCACGTTTTAAAAAACCGTATTGTAATGCCACCATTAACCCGTTCACGTAGTACCCAGCCTCACAATATTCCAAATGAATTAATGGCTAAGTATTATACGCAACGCGCTTCTGCGGGGTTTATGGTCACCGAAGGCACTCAAATTGAACCTCGTGGTCAAGGTTATGCATGGACACCGGGGATTTACTCAGATGAACAAATCGAAGGTTGGAAAATAGTCACTAAATCGGTGCATGATGCCGGCGGTATTATCTTTGCTCAGCTTTGGCACGTTGGCCGTGTTTCACATACCAGCTTGCAACCCGATGGCGCAGCACCAATCGCCCCCTCTGCAATCAGAGCGGATAATGTAAAAGTGTTCATTGAAACAGGTCCTGGTGAAGGGGCATTAGCAGATCCAAGCATGCCACGTGAACTATCAACTCCTGAAGTAAAAGAACTTGTCGCCCTTTATGCTCAAGCTGCTCGCAATGCCATGGCTGCCGGTTTTGATGGTGTTGAATTACACTGTGCCAACGGTTATTTAGTGAATCAATTTATTTCTGAGCACAGTAATAAACGATCTGATGAATACGGCGGAAGTTTAGAAAACCGTTTACGATTCTTAAAAGAAATCACTCAGGCGGTTGCAGATGAAGTGGGTAAAGAGCATGTAGGCGTTCGATTTGCACCACTGTTTGCCACTACTGACGATGTGCGTGTTTATCTTGGTTTAGTTGAAGAAAATCCACATAAAACTTATATCGAAGCCATTAAAACTATCGAAAATATCGGTATTGGTTACCTGTCCTTGGCAGAAGCTGATTGGGAAAATGCACCTGATTTACCTGACGCTTTCTATAAAGACGTTCGTGACACATTTTCGGGCATCATCATGTATGCAGGTAAGTACTCGGTAGAAAAAGCCAAGCACATCCTTAATCTGGGTTACGGTGATATATTTGGTTTTGGTCGTCCCTTTATTGCTAACCCTGATTTGCCCGCTCGCATCAAGAATGAGTGGTCATTCAATGATGCGGACTCGACAACCATGTACGGTGGTACAGAAGTGGGCTATGCCGATTACACTGAATACTCAGCTTAA
- a CDS encoding LysR family transcriptional regulator has protein sequence MADISKLEIKQLRVLAALLQLHSLTKAAVKLGITQQAVSEQLKKLRDIFQDRLFIRSSHGVVPTPKAQELAPKVQQILMAIGELTEVAEFDPQRLNGVYKISASDYAMRAVLPSLLVEIRQQAPHLKIIIRRFESDNLNQLMATGEIDLALTFPAFIPITCPSMLLYEERHVCVAAKGIAEKYQGLSLKEIAAAPQLVISPSRASLKGSADEWFAAKGFQRNIIMSLPSFSAAPDCIEAMGILAFLPSRMLPNDKLVEVALPEPLPHFEVVAAWHQRSSQTQTHQWITGLLCELYP, from the coding sequence ATGGCTGATATCAGTAAGCTGGAAATAAAACAATTAAGGGTGTTAGCGGCACTATTACAATTACATAGCTTAACTAAGGCAGCGGTTAAGTTAGGGATCACCCAGCAAGCGGTGAGTGAACAACTGAAAAAACTCCGCGATATATTCCAAGATCGGTTATTCATTCGTAGCAGTCATGGTGTTGTTCCAACCCCAAAAGCGCAAGAGTTAGCCCCTAAAGTTCAACAGATATTAATGGCCATTGGTGAATTAACTGAAGTGGCTGAGTTTGACCCACAACGCTTAAATGGGGTCTATAAAATCAGTGCCTCAGATTATGCGATGCGCGCTGTTTTACCGTCTTTACTGGTGGAAATTAGACAGCAGGCCCCGCATTTAAAAATAATCATTCGTCGATTTGAATCTGATAATTTAAATCAGCTAATGGCCACAGGTGAGATTGATTTAGCATTAACCTTTCCAGCGTTTATTCCGATAACTTGCCCTTCAATGTTACTGTATGAAGAACGTCATGTTTGTGTTGCCGCTAAGGGCATTGCTGAAAAGTATCAGGGACTTAGTTTAAAAGAAATCGCTGCAGCGCCACAATTAGTTATTTCACCTTCACGCGCAAGCCTAAAGGGCTCCGCAGACGAATGGTTCGCTGCCAAGGGTTTCCAGCGTAATATAATTATGTCATTACCGAGTTTTTCAGCCGCGCCAGATTGCATCGAAGCAATGGGGATTTTGGCATTTTTACCATCACGTATGTTACCAAATGATAAATTAGTTGAAGTCGCATTACCTGAGCCATTACCCCATTTTGAGGTTGTGGCCGCATGGCATCAACGTTCAAGCCAAACTCAGACTCATCAATGGATCACCGGTTTACTGTGCGAGTTATATCCGTAA
- the cysQ gene encoding 3'(2'),5'-bisphosphate nucleotidase CysQ — translation MFNPVWLESIVDIAVAAGDAIMTVYATDDFTIDVKSDDSPVTAADLASHNVIVAALAKLTPNIPVMSEESTTIAWDERKQWQSYWLIDPLDGTKEFIKRNGEFTVNIAFIHQGRAIAGVVYAPVLDKCYFGSHDGGAWLKQAGTQRPLVKIDLDKQTVPRVVGSRSHISPGLQTYLQALGEHEMKSVGSSLKFCLLAEGEADIYPRLGLTSEWDTAAAQAVLESAGGKVLQYGSETALDYNQKSDILNPYFIAYAPHWV, via the coding sequence ATTTTCAATCCCGTTTGGTTGGAATCAATAGTCGATATTGCTGTCGCTGCAGGTGATGCAATTATGACGGTTTATGCGACAGATGATTTTACTATTGATGTTAAATCGGATGATAGCCCTGTTACCGCCGCCGATCTAGCAAGTCATAACGTCATCGTTGCCGCACTTGCTAAGCTAACGCCGAATATTCCGGTTATGTCTGAAGAGTCAACTACCATAGCATGGGATGAAAGAAAGCAATGGCAGTCTTACTGGTTAATAGATCCATTGGATGGTACCAAAGAATTTATAAAACGAAATGGTGAGTTTACCGTTAACATCGCCTTTATTCATCAAGGGCGAGCGATAGCAGGTGTTGTTTATGCTCCTGTTTTAGATAAATGTTACTTTGGCAGTCATGATGGTGGTGCTTGGTTGAAACAAGCAGGCACACAACGACCACTGGTTAAAATAGACTTGGATAAACAAACCGTGCCACGGGTTGTCGGCAGCCGCTCGCATATTAGTCCAGGTTTACAGACTTATTTGCAAGCACTTGGCGAGCATGAAATGAAGAGTGTGGGCAGTTCACTTAAGTTCTGTTTACTGGCTGAAGGCGAAGCTGATATATATCCACGATTAGGTCTGACGAGCGAGTGGGATACTGCAGCGGCCCAAGCCGTGTTAGAGAGTGCTGGTGGAAAAGTGCTGCAATATGGCAGTGAAACCGCACTGGATTACAACCAAAAGTCAGATATTTTGAATCCATACTTTATTGCTTATGCGCCGCACTGGGTCTAG
- the mak gene encoding fructokinase, translated as MLRIGVDLGGTKIELVALNHEGEELFRKRVPTPKEYVATLDAIEALINEAESQLGETGTVGVGIPGVVSPYSGLVKNANSTWINGHPLDADLGQRLDREVRVANDANCFAVSEAMDGAAAGKGVVFGVIIGTGCGGGLAINGKVHGGGNGIGGEWGHNPLPWMSADEFNSTLCFCGNRNCIETFISGTGFVRDYKQAGGDATSGIEIAARVETGEVLAKEAFERYIDRLARSLAHVINILDPDVIVLGGGVSNIEALYPLLPDLLSKYVLGGECRTPVVQNMYGGSSGVRGAAWLWSKHEI; from the coding sequence ATGTTACGGATTGGCGTCGATCTTGGTGGTACAAAAATTGAGTTGGTTGCATTGAACCACGAAGGCGAAGAGCTTTTTCGTAAACGTGTCCCTACGCCCAAAGAGTATGTGGCGACCTTAGATGCGATAGAAGCCTTGATTAATGAAGCCGAGTCTCAACTTGGCGAAACTGGCACTGTTGGTGTGGGGATCCCCGGTGTGGTATCACCTTATTCTGGTTTAGTAAAAAATGCCAATTCAACTTGGATCAATGGCCATCCACTGGATGCCGATTTAGGTCAACGCCTCGACCGAGAGGTGCGAGTTGCTAATGATGCTAATTGCTTTGCTGTGTCTGAAGCTATGGATGGCGCAGCAGCCGGTAAAGGTGTGGTTTTTGGCGTAATTATTGGTACTGGTTGCGGAGGAGGGCTTGCCATCAATGGTAAAGTTCATGGTGGCGGTAATGGCATTGGTGGCGAATGGGGGCATAATCCTCTGCCATGGATGAGTGCTGATGAGTTTAATTCGACCCTTTGTTTTTGTGGTAATCGAAACTGTATTGAAACCTTTATCTCTGGTACCGGATTTGTACGTGACTATAAGCAGGCGGGCGGCGATGCGACAAGCGGAATTGAAATCGCTGCAAGAGTCGAAACCGGAGAGGTACTTGCTAAAGAGGCATTTGAGCGGTACATCGATAGGTTAGCGCGTTCACTGGCCCATGTGATTAATATTTTAGACCCTGATGTGATAGTGCTTGGTGGTGGTGTCTCTAACATTGAAGCACTCTATCCATTGCTGCCAGATCTGCTATCTAAATATGTGCTTGGCGGTGAATGTCGAACGCCTGTAGTGCAAAATATGTATGGCGGATCATCTGGCGTTCGTGGTGCAGCTTGGCTTTGGAGCAAGCACGAGATATAG
- a CDS encoding YdcF family protein codes for MFLLKKIVSQLFMPVPLVIIFIVLSFVVIRNRKLAKSLLAMAGGLLIILCSSMGSNALLAPLEDMYPVNNEPMGKGCLVMVLGSGHDEADNHTAVQQLSNTALARLSEGIRQLSLGEDCKLVVSGWSGGTNKRAHADVMFDAAVELGVNPNSIIKFPLAKDTIEEAQYMQWEVVDAPFRLVTSASHMPRSMAIFEHAGLNVTAAPTDFAQRKTYWWYFDAGSLLSSQRAIHEYLGLLWFKLKRVI; via the coding sequence ATGTTTTTGTTAAAGAAGATCGTTTCTCAGCTATTTATGCCAGTGCCCTTGGTGATCATCTTTATTGTCCTTAGTTTTGTTGTGATCCGTAATCGAAAGTTGGCAAAAAGCCTGTTAGCGATGGCGGGTGGTTTATTAATTATTCTGTGCAGCAGCATGGGCAGCAACGCACTATTAGCCCCGCTAGAAGATATGTACCCTGTGAATAATGAGCCTATGGGTAAAGGTTGCTTAGTGATGGTGTTAGGCAGCGGTCATGACGAGGCTGACAATCATACTGCGGTGCAACAGTTATCAAATACTGCATTGGCCCGTTTGAGTGAAGGGATAAGACAACTCTCTTTAGGTGAAGACTGTAAGCTGGTGGTCAGCGGCTGGAGCGGAGGGACTAACAAAAGAGCCCATGCCGATGTTATGTTTGATGCTGCGGTAGAGCTTGGAGTCAACCCAAATTCTATTATTAAGTTTCCGCTAGCAAAAGACACCATAGAAGAAGCACAGTATATGCAATGGGAAGTGGTGGATGCGCCTTTTCGCTTGGTGACCTCAGCAAGTCATATGCCGCGTTCTATGGCGATATTTGAACATGCTGGATTAAATGTAACAGCTGCGCCGACGGATTTCGCTCAACGAAAAACCTATTGGTGGTATTTTGATGCTGGAAGTTTGTTATCGTCACAGCGTGCTATCCACGAGTATCTCGGTTTACTTTGGTTTAAACTAAAGCGTGTAATTTGA
- a CDS encoding DUF2982 domain-containing protein produces MALKSFYVNQLIVDTTLEVLNLEPLLIKPENKRNGFTLTFAGITGLTIGIGLFINGSHLFAPGIVCFAFGAISAVLGVSKIFEPEVTVSIDPDGIRYFHRRGEVKIDWDNIQRFDQPRVIQGVETLTLPYVGIKLKLIGPILDCISLRLASGLLTEQRPLLMTASAQDEDLSTLENQMSEEFTPFIEDDSRYKGVLAMFGHRCRILGSHLGFHLYIATDALDRPADEFMALLREYQRLALVNRAN; encoded by the coding sequence ATGGCTCTAAAGTCATTTTATGTTAATCAACTTATAGTAGACACCACTTTGGAAGTATTGAATTTAGAACCGCTGCTCATTAAACCCGAGAATAAACGTAATGGATTTACGCTGACGTTTGCCGGTATCACTGGGCTTACTATCGGGATAGGACTCTTTATTAACGGTAGCCATCTATTTGCACCTGGTATTGTGTGTTTCGCTTTTGGTGCTATTTCAGCGGTGCTCGGTGTCTCTAAGATATTTGAACCTGAAGTGACGGTAAGTATTGATCCCGATGGGATCCGCTACTTTCATCGCCGTGGTGAGGTTAAAATAGATTGGGATAATATTCAAAGATTTGATCAGCCAAGGGTGATTCAAGGCGTGGAGACACTCACTTTGCCCTATGTAGGGATAAAACTGAAATTAATAGGTCCAATCTTAGACTGCATCTCATTGCGCTTAGCTTCGGGGTTGCTGACGGAGCAAAGGCCGCTATTGATGACTGCGTCGGCGCAAGATGAAGATCTATCGACATTAGAAAACCAAATGAGTGAAGAGTTCACCCCTTTTATTGAAGACGATAGTCGTTATAAAGGCGTACTGGCTATGTTTGGCCATCGATGCCGTATATTGGGCAGTCATTTAGGTTTTCATCTTTATATCGCTACAGATGCTTTAGATAGGCCTGCGGACGAGTTTATGGCGCTACTGCGCGAGTATCAAAGGTTGGCTTTGGTCAATAGAGCTAATTGA
- a CDS encoding bactofilin family protein: MFKRKRSGGLTYIAQGTKLTGESEFSAEALVSGEVYGDIQSTSNITIEQDGLIDGVLNCQELRVSGTFRGKLNCNKLNITSTGVVDGEVACQSMEIFEGGQFIGMRVRDEIAFLPASSVDKQEAVKPAQIEDAQLSTN, translated from the coding sequence ATGTTTAAAAGAAAAAGAAGCGGTGGGCTCACTTATATTGCCCAAGGAACCAAACTGACGGGAGAAAGTGAATTCAGCGCCGAGGCATTAGTCTCTGGTGAAGTTTATGGTGACATCCAATCCACAAGTAACATCACCATTGAACAAGATGGCCTAATCGATGGCGTATTGAATTGCCAAGAACTGCGAGTATCAGGCACCTTTCGTGGAAAATTAAACTGCAATAAGCTCAATATAACCAGTACTGGCGTTGTTGACGGTGAAGTGGCTTGTCAATCAATGGAAATTTTTGAAGGCGGCCAGTTTATAGGAATGCGTGTTCGTGACGAAATAGCCTTCTTACCCGCCTCTTCAGTAGACAAACAAGAAGCCGTTAAACCAGCACAAATTGAAGATGCACAATTATCCACTAACTGA
- the napF gene encoding ferredoxin-type protein NapF, which yields MNSINQSRRRLFNRKKNDAVHLPWVKKDIEFTDECTRCNKCIQACETNIIIKGDGGFPEVDFNIDECTFCQQCVDVCPEPLFTDTSAAPWEVTASIQDTCMAYQGIWCQSCKDACDVSAISFTMAIGKAPQPNIDVDACTGCGACVAPCPSNAILIKI from the coding sequence ATGAACAGTATCAATCAAAGTCGACGTCGTCTTTTTAATCGTAAAAAGAATGATGCCGTTCATCTTCCTTGGGTGAAAAAAGACATCGAGTTTACCGATGAATGCACCCGCTGCAATAAATGTATTCAAGCGTGTGAAACCAACATCATCATCAAAGGTGATGGTGGTTTTCCCGAAGTCGATTTTAACATTGATGAATGTACTTTCTGTCAGCAATGCGTTGATGTTTGCCCAGAACCTTTATTTACCGACACCAGCGCTGCGCCTTGGGAAGTCACCGCCTCAATACAAGACACTTGCATGGCCTATCAAGGCATATGGTGCCAAAGCTGTAAAGATGCTTGTGATGTAAGCGCTATCAGCTTTACCATGGCGATAGGAAAAGCGCCTCAACCTAACATCGATGTTGATGCTTGCACGGGTTGCGGTGCCTGCGTTGCGCCTTGTCCATCAAATGCAATATTGATTAAGATCTAA
- the galE gene encoding UDP-glucose 4-epimerase GalE, whose protein sequence is MTILVTGGAGYIGTHTVVELLNSGSDVVIVDNLSNSCVTALERVETITGKSVTFCQGDILNKPFLQKVFTDHEIESVIHFAGFKAVGESVEQPLRYYENNVTGTIVLCQVMHEFNVKNLVFSSSATVYGDPASLPITEDFPTSATNPYGQSKLMVEHILTDLHYSDPSWNIALLRYFNPVGAHDSGLIGEDPNDIPNNLMPFITQVAVGKREQLSVFGNDYDTVDGTGVRDYIHVVDLAIGHLRALDKLRTQPGLVTYNLGTGQGYSVLEMVKAFEKASGTVIKYQLVARRAGDIAACYANPQKALTELNWQATHNIDDMAQSSWHWQSSNPNGYSS, encoded by the coding sequence ATGACAATTTTGGTAACAGGTGGTGCTGGTTATATCGGCACGCATACAGTAGTCGAACTGCTTAACAGCGGCAGCGATGTAGTGATCGTCGACAATCTAAGTAACTCTTGTGTCACTGCATTAGAGCGCGTCGAGACAATCACGGGTAAATCGGTAACCTTTTGCCAAGGCGACATTCTGAATAAACCTTTTCTACAAAAGGTGTTTACCGACCATGAAATTGAGTCTGTCATTCATTTTGCAGGCTTTAAAGCGGTTGGTGAATCTGTAGAGCAACCGCTTCGTTACTATGAAAACAACGTTACTGGCACCATTGTTTTATGCCAAGTAATGCACGAGTTTAACGTCAAGAATTTAGTCTTTAGCTCTTCCGCAACGGTTTATGGCGATCCAGCATCCTTGCCGATAACGGAAGATTTCCCAACCAGTGCCACTAACCCTTATGGGCAATCGAAATTGATGGTTGAACATATACTCACTGACCTACACTACTCAGATCCGAGTTGGAATATTGCCCTACTAAGGTACTTTAATCCTGTTGGCGCTCACGACAGTGGTTTGATTGGTGAAGATCCAAATGATATTCCCAATAACCTAATGCCGTTCATTACCCAAGTCGCGGTAGGAAAACGAGAGCAACTCAGTGTGTTTGGTAATGATTACGATACCGTTGATGGCACTGGTGTGCGTGATTACATCCACGTGGTTGACTTAGCTATTGGTCATTTAAGAGCACTTGATAAACTCCGCACCCAGCCGGGTCTAGTAACTTATAACCTCGGCACAGGTCAAGGCTATAGTGTGCTAGAAATGGTTAAAGCATTTGAAAAAGCCAGCGGCACCGTCATAAAATATCAATTGGTTGCAAGACGAGCAGGCGATATAGCCGCTTGTTATGCTAATCCACAAAAAGCCTTAACGGAGCTTAATTGGCAGGCAACGCATAATATTGATGATATGGCACAAAGTAGTTGGCATTGGCAGTCAAGTAACCCTAATGGCTATAGCAGCTAA
- the galU gene encoding UTP--glucose-1-phosphate uridylyltransferase GalU, with the protein MKQHKILKAVIPVAGLGTRMLPATKAMPKEMLPVMDKPLIQYVVKEAIAAGIKEIVLVTHASKNSVENHFDTSFELEAHLERRVKRQLLAEVQSICPADVTIISVRQAQAKGLGHAILCAKTIVGDAPFAVLLPDVIVDDASSNLAKDNLAQMVALYDETEVGQIMVEGVPHDQVDQYGIADIGGKELKPGQSLPLTQLVEKPDVDDAPSNLGVVGRYVLPADIWKYLAKTPAGAGDEIQLTDAIAMLMENQTVNAYYMQGKSHDCGNKLGYMKANVEHALRHKDIGPEFAKYLKDIVKSL; encoded by the coding sequence ATGAAACAACATAAGATTCTAAAAGCAGTTATCCCCGTCGCAGGTCTTGGTACACGGATGTTGCCAGCAACAAAAGCGATGCCTAAAGAGATGCTGCCCGTTATGGATAAACCCCTTATCCAATATGTTGTAAAAGAAGCTATCGCAGCGGGGATTAAAGAAATTGTTCTGGTCACCCACGCCAGTAAGAATTCCGTTGAAAACCATTTCGATACCAGTTTTGAGCTTGAAGCGCACCTTGAGCGCCGAGTGAAAAGACAGTTACTAGCAGAAGTGCAATCAATCTGCCCTGCTGATGTGACCATTATCAGTGTGCGTCAAGCGCAAGCAAAAGGTTTAGGCCATGCCATTCTTTGCGCTAAAACCATTGTTGGCGATGCCCCTTTTGCAGTGTTATTACCTGACGTTATTGTCGATGACGCCAGCAGTAATTTAGCCAAAGACAATTTGGCACAAATGGTTGCATTATATGACGAAACCGAAGTCGGCCAGATAATGGTTGAAGGCGTGCCACACGATCAAGTCGATCAATACGGTATTGCAGACATTGGTGGCAAAGAGTTAAAACCAGGTCAATCACTTCCGCTTACCCAATTAGTTGAAAAACCAGATGTTGATGACGCACCGTCTAATTTGGGTGTCGTTGGCCGTTACGTCCTTCCAGCTGACATTTGGAAGTACCTAGCAAAGACTCCAGCGGGTGCTGGTGACGAGATTCAATTAACCGATGCGATTGCCATGCTAATGGAAAATCAAACGGTTAATGCCTATTACATGCAAGGTAAAAGTCATGACTGCGGTAATAAGTTGGGCTATATGAAAGCCAACGTAGAGCATGCACTGCGCCATAAAGATATTGGCCCAGAGTTTGCCAAGTATTTAAAAGACATAGTGAAAAGTCTTTAA
- the phhA gene encoding phenylalanine 4-monooxygenase — MSKLTKYIAHLPDASGRIQYPQDEHDIWQELYARQLVNLPGRACQAYIDGLERLALPSDRIPQLSEIDAVLQETTGWKTAAVPALISFGKFFELLANKSFPVATFIRSREELDYLQEPDIFHEVFGHCPLLTNPSFAHFSHLYGQLGLAASREERVFLARLYWFTVEFGIIRATNNDLSIYGGGIISSPGETLFVMGNEPEIRPFDLVDVMRTPYRIDIMQPIYYAINSISDLDGIAEMDIMGAVKKAQQLGLFAATYPAKAG; from the coding sequence ATGAGCAAACTAACGAAGTATATCGCTCACTTGCCTGATGCAAGTGGCCGTATCCAGTACCCACAAGACGAACATGATATCTGGCAAGAGCTTTATGCAAGACAGCTTGTCAATTTACCTGGCCGTGCATGCCAAGCTTACATCGATGGACTTGAGCGCCTGGCATTACCAAGCGATAGGATCCCGCAGCTAAGTGAAATTGATGCTGTTCTACAAGAAACGACAGGATGGAAAACGGCGGCAGTACCGGCGCTTATCTCTTTTGGTAAGTTTTTTGAACTGCTAGCGAATAAGTCTTTTCCTGTAGCGACCTTTATTCGAAGTCGTGAAGAACTCGATTATTTGCAAGAGCCTGATATTTTTCATGAAGTATTCGGACATTGTCCATTACTGACCAACCCATCGTTTGCCCATTTTTCGCATCTTTATGGCCAATTAGGATTAGCAGCAAGCAGAGAGGAACGTGTTTTCTTAGCACGACTTTATTGGTTTACTGTTGAGTTTGGCATAATACGCGCAACTAATAATGACCTGAGTATTTATGGTGGCGGTATTATAAGCTCGCCTGGTGAAACACTCTTTGTGATGGGCAATGAGCCTGAAATTAGACCGTTCGATCTGGTCGATGTGATGCGAACCCCTTATCGTATCGATATTATGCAACCCATCTATTATGCAATAAACAGTATTAGTGATCTCGATGGTATCGCTGAAATGGATATTATGGGCGCAGTAAAGAAAGCCCAGCAGCTTGGATTATTTGCAGCAACGTATCCTGCTAAAGCTGGCTAA
- a CDS encoding 4a-hydroxytetrahydrobiopterin dehydratase — protein MTELAQMKCEACQADAPKVSDAELGELVRMIPDWTVEVRDGIMQLERVYKFKNFKLAMAFTNKLADLAEAEFHHPGILTEWGKVTVTWWSHSIKGLHKNDFIMAAKTDGLLAD, from the coding sequence ATGACTGAATTAGCCCAAATGAAGTGTGAAGCCTGTCAAGCAGATGCGCCTAAAGTGAGTGATGCCGAGCTGGGTGAACTTGTACGTATGATCCCTGACTGGACTGTAGAAGTTCGTGACGGCATTATGCAGCTTGAGCGTGTGTACAAGTTTAAGAATTTTAAGTTAGCAATGGCGTTCACCAATAAGCTCGCCGATCTTGCTGAGGCTGAATTTCATCACCCAGGCATTTTGACCGAGTGGGGAAAAGTGACGGTGACATGGTGGTCTCATTCAATTAAGGGGCTGCACAAGAACGATTTTATTATGGCTGCCAAAACAGATGGATTATTAGCTGACTAG